The DNA sequence CTGCGTAGTTCCTGTAATGTCTCATAACTTTTATAGTATCTCAGAATCATACACACGCAGCTCAAGCCACATTCTGTAAGCTGAAGAGATTCCACATATGGAACTTTTCTTTTTAAAAAAATCATTTGCAAATACCTCTATATTCAATAATCATCGTGTCATCTAAAGTCTCTCTTTTCTATTATCAGGCACGCAGCAGTCAATAATACTGCAGATATTGCCAGCAGAATTATGACCTGCATGGCAGTATAGCTTTGCGAATAAAATCCGTTTGCCGTTACTGTAAAGGGAATATTTTCTGCTATGGATCTAATGATTTCATTCTTTGTTTTATCAACCACTATAGAAAGGAAGTTTTCAATAAAATCATTGAAACAAATATATGTTACAATAAAAGTAGTTGTGAATTTACATGATACTGAAGTAACAAAAAATGCAAAAGACCCTACAATAGTAGCGTATACTAAAAATGAAAAAATCGAATTCATTATATCTTTGAGTAATATGTTTAAAGACAATGGTTGATTCGACAATAACATTGATAAATGTATGAGGGCTTGGTAAAGTACTGCGAATAAAATAGTTATCTCTATGATTGTAAACATTTTATACAAAACTACCTGTATTCTTGTCAAAGTGCCGGTAAAAAGCACTTTAAAGGTCTTGTTTTCAAACTCCTTGCTTAATATGTGTGAATAA is a window from the Pseudobacteroides sp. genome containing:
- a CDS encoding ABC transporter permease subunit, translating into MSKVFKLSYIELKKYLFSYIALFLLGFTIISIYFLPPFNIVVDKTKVTMLYLLPFIMTVIYSHILSKEFENKTFKVLFTGTLTRIQVVLYKMFTIIEITILFAVLYQALIHLSMLLSNQPLSLNILLKDIMNSIFSFLVYATIVGSFAFFVTSVSCKFTTTFIVTYICFNDFIENFLSIVVDKTKNEIIRSIAENIPFTVTANGFYSQSYTAMQVIILLAISAVLLTAACLIIEKRDFR